GATGCCGATCGGTGTGCCCTCCTCCTGCGTGCGGACCCGGAACGCCGCCATCAGCTGGCGGGTGATCGGGCCGGGCCTGCCGCTGCCGATGCTCCTTCCGTCGATCCTGACGATGGGCGCGACCTCGGCGGCGGTTCCGGTCACCATCACCTCGTCTGCGGAGTAGAGGTCGTAGTAGCCCATGTTCTGCTCCTTAACCGGGATGCCCAGGGAGGCGGCGATCTCCAGCACCACCTGGCGGGTGATGCCGCGGAGGTTGTTGAGGGTCGGCGGCGTGAACAGCACGCCGTTCTTGACGACGAAGATGTTGTCTCCGGACCCTTCGGAGAGGTAGCCGTTCGTATCGAAGATGATCGCCTCGTCCCCGCCCTTGTAGTTGCACTCGATCTTGGCCAGGATGTTGTTCAAGTAGTTCAGGCTCTTGACGTTTGGAGGGAGCGCCTCCGCGGCGTTCCTGCGGACGGAGACCGTGATGGCGGTGAGCCCGTTGTCGTAGAGGTCCCCGTACATCGCCCCCCACTCCGTGGCGATGATGATGACGGTCGGGACGCGGCACTTCCGGGGATCGAGGCCGAGATCCCCAACCCCCCTTGTGACTACCGGACGGATATAGGCGTCTTTCAGGTTGTTCCTGCGGAGCGTCTCCAGGATCAGCTCCCTGAACTCCTCCTTTCCGACCGGGATCCTGAGGTCGATCGTGCGGGCGCTGTCGTAGAGGCGGTCCAGGTGTTCGTCGAGGCGGAACACCCGCCCGTTGTAGGCGCGGATGCCCTCGAAGACGCCATCCCCGTAGAGCAGTCCGTGATCGAAGACTGATATGGTCGCCTGCTCCCGTGGAACGAACTTTCCATCCAGGTAGATGATCATGCGTACCCGTTTCACCTCCGCTCACTATTACTTTGCGCTTTCGTGCGCCGCCTGGTCTACAGCGGCAGAACAGGGGCGTCAACGGCATGCGGCGACGAATCTCTCGAGCAGCCCGCGGCTCGCGAGCGGGTGGAGGTGCAGGTAGCTCGCCAGCGTGCGGTCCACGAGCGCCCCGTCCCTCCCGCCCGAGATCCCGACTCCGCGGGTGAGGCGGAAGACATAGCGGGTCCCTGCATCCAGGGCGACGTCGCTGTAGTGGAACTCGTGCCCCCGGAAGGTGCCGGAACCGAGAGGGCTCCCGGGGAGCGCCTCCCCCTCCACGTAGCTGACGATCCGCCGGGCGGGGATGCGGGTGCTGCCCGAGAAGACTCCGCACATCTCGCAGACCGCCTCTTCCGACCGCCCCTGCCATCCCTTCTCCGTGCGGATCTCGTCTGTCAGGTACATCAGCCCTCCGCACTCGGCGTAGACGGGCGTCCCGTTGCGGGAGACCTCGCGGATCGCCTCCCGCATGGCGGCGTTGCTCTCGAGTTCACGCCCGAACATCTCCGGGTAGCCGCCCCCCAGGATGTATCCGTCGGCATCCGGAAGGCGCCCGTGCATCGGGCTGAAGGGGACGGTCTCCGCCCCCCAGGCGCGGAGCAGGTCGAAGAGGTCGGCGTAGTAGAAGTTGAACGCCGCGTCCAGGGCGACGCCGATGCGCACGTCCGTCCCGGGAGAAGCGTCGAACGGCGAGTCCGCCGGCGTCTCCGGGGGTTCTCTCTCCACGGCCAGGTCCTCCAGCAGGTCGATATCGACGTGGGCGGCGACGGTCTCGGTGAGGGCGCGGATCCGCCCGTCAAACTCGCTGCGCCCGTGCCCCTCAACGAAGGGCACGAGACCCAGGTGGCGCATCGCGAGCCCGATACCGGCGTGGTGCGGGACCGCCCCGACGACGGGGATGCCGCAGTGGTGCTCGATCGCCCGGGTCGCCTTCTGCCTGTGCCCCTCTCCGCCGATGTTGTTCAGTATGACCCCGGCGATGCGGATGGCCGGATCGAACTCCTGGAACCCGCGCACCACGGCGGCGGCGCTCCGCGTGATGCTGCGGGCGTTCACCACCAGCACGACGGGGAGATCCAGGAGTTTGGCGATCTCCGCGGTGCTCCCCCGGTCGGTGAGGGCGTCCGCCCCTTCGAAGAGACCCCGCACGCCCTCCACCAGGGCGAAGTCCGCCCCGCGCACCCCGTGCTCGTAGACCATCCCGATCTGCCGCCCGTCCATGACGAACCCGTCAAGGTTGCGGCAGGGCCTCCCCGATACCCCGGTCAGGTAGGAGGGATCGATGTAGTCCATGCCCACCTTGAAGGTCTGCACCGCGTGCCGCCGCGAGAGGAGGACGGCGATGGCGAGGGTGATGCTGGTCTTCCCGCTGCCCGAGCGGTCCCCGGAGATCAGGAGCGCCTTCATGCCAGGCTCCGCAGCACGGCCCCGAACTCGCTCTCCACGATCTGGCGCACGCCG
This Methanomicrobiales archaeon DNA region includes the following protein-coding sequences:
- the cfbB gene encoding Ni-sirohydrochlorin a,c-diamide synthase, whose protein sequence is MKALLISGDRSGSGKTSITLAIAVLLSRRHAVQTFKVGMDYIDPSYLTGVSGRPCRNLDGFVMDGRQIGMVYEHGVRGADFALVEGVRGLFEGADALTDRGSTAEIAKLLDLPVVLVVNARSITRSAAAVVRGFQEFDPAIRIAGVILNNIGGEGHRQKATRAIEHHCGIPVVGAVPHHAGIGLAMRHLGLVPFVEGHGRSEFDGRIRALTETVAAHVDIDLLEDLAVEREPPETPADSPFDASPGTDVRIGVALDAAFNFYYADLFDLLRAWGAETVPFSPMHGRLPDADGYILGGGYPEMFGRELESNAAMREAIREVSRNGTPVYAECGGLMYLTDEIRTEKGWQGRSEEAVCEMCGVFSGSTRIPARRIVSYVEGEALPGSPLGSGTFRGHEFHYSDVALDAGTRYVFRLTRGVGISGGRDGALVDRTLASYLHLHPLASRGLLERFVAACR
- the ilvE gene encoding branched-chain-amino-acid transaminase, coding for MIIYLDGKFVPREQATISVFDHGLLYGDGVFEGIRAYNGRVFRLDEHLDRLYDSARTIDLRIPVGKEEFRELILETLRRNNLKDAYIRPVVTRGVGDLGLDPRKCRVPTVIIIATEWGAMYGDLYDNGLTAITVSVRRNAAEALPPNVKSLNYLNNILAKIECNYKGGDEAIIFDTNGYLSEGSGDNIFVVKNGVLFTPPTLNNLRGITRQVVLEIAASLGIPVKEQNMGYYDLYSADEVMVTGTAAEVAPIVRIDGRSIGSGRPGPITRQLMAAFRVRTQEEGTPIGI